Proteins from a genomic interval of Oncorhynchus clarkii lewisi isolate Uvic-CL-2024 chromosome 13, UVic_Ocla_1.0, whole genome shotgun sequence:
- the LOC139423891 gene encoding uncharacterized protein, translating to MNGPKRTWQQVKIKYKNILQNAVKKNTHRQGTGGGSPKADLTPAEDMALELNKGRPVLEGIPGGKETSIGSSQDATRFIQVSGSTVFLLEPPAQAPDDADPGEGPSAAATAHDGDDDEEETISLDSRRHEDPDAIQWENQPGNISSQAIRKLYGNHLRCQIELADIDIQYKKKKMENLALEFEIKKRTIRKLDLEIKKLERELQEDDTAQNKN from the exons atgaacgggccaaaacggacatggcagcaggtcaaaatcaaatacaagaacattctgcagaatg cagtgaaaaagaatacccacagacaaggcacgggtggtgggtcaccaaaggctgaccttaccccagcagaggacatggccttggagctaaataaaggcaggcccgtcttagaggggatccctggggggaaagagacgagcataggttcctcccaagatgccacccgcttcattcaag tgtctggcagcactgtgttcctgttagagccaccagcacaagcaccagacgatgctgatcca ggtgaaggccccagtgcagcagcaacagcacatgatggagacgatgatgaggaggagaccatctctctggattccagaaggcatgag gacccagatgctatacagtgggaaaaccagcctggcaacata agctcacaagctatcagaaagttgtatggcaaccacctccggtgccaaatagaactggcagacatagacattcagtacaagaagaaaaagatggaaaatcttgcactggagttcgaaataaaaaagaggacaattaggaaactggaccttgaaataaaaaaacttgagagggag ctccaagaagatgacacagctcaaaataaaaattag